In Pyxicephalus adspersus chromosome 12, UCB_Pads_2.0, whole genome shotgun sequence, a genomic segment contains:
- the LOC140342164 gene encoding transmembrane protein 151B: MSAEVESEAPAESQADSPGENTTTTPEVDVREEQRPEKQSLSASMCRDSHWKCLLLSILMLVCLCAVTWCQVTSVTKLSFDSSLKGRSMIYHGSPCSDGYVYIPLAFLAMLYVVYLVECWHCHAKSELQHKADVTSVYDQIQRMRQATPCIWWKAISYHFVRRTRQVTRYRHGDAYTTTQVYHERVNTHVAEAEFEYSHCGVKDISKDLLDLHRHPATKLKFTKCFSFANLESENSYLTQRARFFTEIEGLDDYMEAREGMQLKNVDFKELVIAYVNLEQLPWYVTHYAFWAAALLMLSWPLRVFIEYRTAHVHYHIEKLLGMDYREPAVAEEPIYRFRMPRVSTFDSTELEWHICTNRQLIPSYSEAVLMDLTDASLCNGYSACGYSGVLRGCEGCNRASSSSSIFSRHAMHSCSGGPSHLSLSTSRFSLCQLHGSHRTGLWRSRSSSLAERVCPDERCCSYSSQLAINENPPTYHDARFFPVLIVHRQEGCRTRNFCIHRSSCMETSL; the protein is encoded by the coding sequence CAACGACCAGAGAAGCAGTCCCTGAGTGCGTCTATGTGCCGGGATTCTCACTGGAAATGTCTTCTTCTTTCTATCCTCATGCTTGTATGCCTTTGTGCTGTAACCTGGTGCCAGGTTACCAGTGTGACTAAGCTCAGTTTTGACAGCTCCCTTAAGGGTAGATCCATGATCTATCATGGTAGTCCTTGCTCAGATGGTTATGTCTACATTCCTCTGGCCTTTCTAGCAATGTTGTACGTAGTTTACCTGGTAGAATGCTGGCATTGCCACGCCAAGAGTGAACTCCAGCATAAGGCTGATGTCACTAGTGTTTATGATCAGATACAACGTATGCGCCAAGCTACACCTTGTATCTGGTGGAAGGCCATTAGCTACCACTTTGTCCGGCGTACTAGACAAGTCACCCGCTACCGTCATGGTGATGCCTATACTACTACTCAGGTCTACCATGAGCGAGTGAATACCCACGTGGCAGAAGCAGAGTTTGAATATTCTCATTGTGGCGTAAAGGATATTTCCAAGGACCTATTAGACCTACACCGCCACCCTGCCACCAAACTAAAGTTCACCAAGTGCTTCAGCTTTGCTAATCTGGAGTCTGAAAACTCTTATCTCACCCAGCGTGCCCGCTTCTTCACGGAGATTGAGGGACTAGATGACTATATGGAGGCAAGGGAAGGGATGCAGCTAAAAAATGTGGACTTCAAGGAGTTGGTCATTGCTTATGTGAACTTAGAGCAGCTTCCATGGTATGTGACCCACTATGCTTTCTGGGCAGCTGCCTTACTCATGCTCTCGTGGCCCCTAAGGGTTTTTATTGAGTATCGAACTGCTCATGTTCATTACCATATTGAAAAACTCCTGGGAATGGATTACAGGGAACCAGCGGTGGCAGAAGAACCTATATACCGATTCAGAATGCCACGAGTTAGTACCTTTGACAGTACCGAACTGGAATGGCATATATGCACCAATCGGCAGTTAATCCCCAGCTACTCTGAGGCAGTACTTATGGACTTAACAGATGCCTCACTATGCAACGGCTACTCTGCCTGTGGGTACAGCGGTGTTCTGCGTGGCTGTGAGGGCTGCAACAGAGCATCTAGCAGCTCTTCTATATTTTCTCGCCATGCTATGCACAGCTGCAGTGGGGGGCCATCTCACCTCTCCCTCAGCACCAGCCGCTTCTCCCTATGCCAGCTGCATGGATCCCACAGGACAGGCCTCTGGAGGAGCCGTAGCAGCAGCCTTGCAGAGCGTGTGTGCCCAGATGAACGATGCTGCTCCTATTCTAGCCAGCTGGCCATTAACGAAAACCCTCCAACTTATCATGATGCCCGTTTCTTCCCTGTGCTTATAGTGCACCGTCAGGAAGGATGTCGGACAAGGAACTTTTGCATACACCGCTCCTCATGCATGGAGACCTCCTTGTAA